The following are encoded in a window of bacterium SCSIO 12643 genomic DNA:
- a CDS encoding DUF427 domain-containing protein: MEKRHYAVMDSYNRKLTIKIKDQILAETTNAIILKEVGKGVYDPVFYVPKEDLVAELVPENERSSTCPIKGAASYWNLETPTENYFAWSYEEPLPRAKKIKGYVAFNMEYVTLISEPI, translated from the coding sequence ATGGAGAAAAGACATTATGCGGTTATGGATTCTTACAATAGAAAACTAACTATTAAAATAAAAGACCAGATATTAGCTGAAACTACAAATGCCATCATCTTAAAAGAAGTGGGTAAAGGTGTATATGATCCGGTGTTTTACGTACCAAAAGAAGATTTGGTCGCAGAACTGGTGCCTGAAAATGAAAGATCAAGTACATGTCCGATAAAGGGAGCTGCTTCATACTGGAATTTAGAAACTCCAACTGAAAACTATTTTGCCTGGAGCTACGAAGAACCACTACCAAGAGCTAAAAAAATCAAAGGTTATGTTGCTTTTAATATGGAGTATGTGACTTTGATTTCTGAGCCGATTTAA
- the purL gene encoding phosphoribosylformylglycinamidine synthase yields MIKFFATSTDKIYAVGLSTNLSSEDFPKLEWLFGGAKLVDSDTLSGFYIGPRKEMITPWSTNAVEISQNMGISGIERIEEFFVASDENASYDSMLQAMYNGLGQDIYTIEIEPEKVQYIDDLAAYNQSEGLALSDEEIEYLESVAKSLNRKLTDSEVFGFSQVNSEHCRHKIFNGQFIIDGEEMPNSLFSLIKKTSKENPNKIVSAYKDNVAFIKGPKVEQFAPNRQDEASEFETKDFDSVISLKAETHNFPTTVEPFNGAATGSGGEIRDRMAGGKGSMPLAGTAVYMTAYSRLEENRSWEDKMAERDWLYQTPMDILIKASNGASDFGNKFGQPLINGSVLTFEHEEGGKKFGYDKVIMQAGGIGYGKLGDALKDTPKTGDKIVVMGGDNYRIGMGGGAVSSVATGEFSSGIELNAIQRSNPEMQKRAYNVVRALSEQDENPIVSIHDHGAGGHLNCLSELVEETGGVIDVNKLPVGDPTLSDKEIIGNESQERMGLVIDEKHIDHINKIAKRERAPIYVVGETTGDHRFVFENKKSGENPMDWDLTHMFGSSPKTILEDQKHTSNFDGLVYEASKIQEYLNNVLQLEAVACKDWLINKVDRCVTGRVAKQQAAGPIQLPLNNVGVMALDYRGEKGIATAIGHAPVSALIDPTAGSQASIAEALTNMIWAPIDGGIKGVSLSANWMWPAKNEGENSRLYEAVQGISDFACELGLNIPTGKDSLSMTQKYKDDVVYAPGTVIISAVGEVSHLNKVVEPVLKPNYESSMVYIDLSEDDFKLGGSSFAQTLNKIGDSAPHIKSAEKFAATFDALQKLISDDKILAGHDISAGGMLTALLEMTFAETDLGLSVDLTGINGADDVQIFFSEKSGVLVQVVQADLADVTDALTAVGASHYTIGNVIGDRMMTVKTAANTYMFDIDSLRDTWYKTSYLLDQKQSGEELATARFNNYKNQALSYEFPEGFIGDFAALGLNPDRKEKSGIKAAIIREKGVNGDREMAYAMHLAGFDVKDVHMTDLISGAEDLSDVNFIAYVGGFSNSDVLGSAKGWAGAFLYNEKAKAALDAFYAREDTMSLGICNGCQLMGELGLLYPEHEEHPKLLHNDSGKFESGFVNVTIPENNSVMLGSLSGTKLGIWVAHGEGKFNLPEAESAYNIVGKYSHEGYPGNPNGSDYNTAGIASADGRHLAMMPHFERSVFPWNWGYYPEGNKNDVVSPWIQAFMNAKEWVLRQAQ; encoded by the coding sequence ATGATTAAATTTTTTGCCACTTCAACAGATAAAATCTATGCTGTTGGACTTTCCACAAACCTTTCATCTGAAGACTTCCCTAAGCTAGAATGGCTTTTTGGTGGAGCTAAGTTGGTTGATTCGGACACTTTATCCGGGTTTTATATTGGACCAAGAAAGGAAATGATTACGCCTTGGAGTACCAATGCGGTGGAGATTTCTCAAAATATGGGAATCTCCGGAATTGAAAGAATTGAAGAGTTTTTTGTGGCATCTGATGAGAATGCTTCATATGATTCAATGCTTCAAGCCATGTACAATGGTTTAGGGCAAGATATTTATACCATTGAGATCGAGCCTGAAAAAGTGCAATATATTGATGATTTGGCTGCATATAACCAATCTGAAGGATTGGCTTTGAGCGATGAGGAAATTGAATACCTGGAATCAGTAGCGAAATCATTAAATAGAAAATTGACCGATAGTGAGGTGTTTGGTTTTTCTCAAGTAAATTCAGAACACTGTAGACACAAGATTTTTAATGGTCAGTTTATCATTGATGGAGAAGAGATGCCAAATTCGTTGTTCTCCTTGATCAAGAAAACCTCAAAGGAGAATCCAAACAAAATTGTTTCGGCATATAAAGACAACGTAGCATTCATCAAAGGTCCAAAAGTGGAGCAATTTGCGCCAAACCGTCAGGATGAAGCTTCTGAGTTTGAAACCAAAGATTTTGATTCTGTAATTTCTCTGAAAGCAGAAACACACAACTTCCCAACCACTGTAGAGCCTTTTAATGGTGCGGCAACGGGAAGTGGTGGTGAGATTCGCGACCGTATGGCCGGAGGTAAAGGTTCTATGCCTTTAGCAGGAACGGCAGTGTATATGACGGCTTATTCTCGTTTGGAAGAAAATCGTTCGTGGGAAGATAAAATGGCAGAACGTGATTGGTTATACCAAACACCAATGGACATTTTGATCAAAGCTTCAAACGGAGCATCTGATTTTGGTAATAAATTCGGTCAACCTTTGATTAATGGATCGGTATTAACTTTTGAGCACGAAGAAGGCGGAAAGAAATTCGGTTATGATAAGGTGATTATGCAAGCCGGAGGGATTGGATATGGAAAACTTGGAGATGCATTGAAAGACACCCCAAAAACCGGAGATAAAATCGTGGTGATGGGTGGTGATAACTACCGTATCGGAATGGGCGGTGGAGCTGTATCGTCTGTAGCAACCGGTGAGTTTTCAAGTGGTATTGAGTTAAATGCCATTCAACGTTCAAACCCGGAAATGCAAAAACGTGCCTACAATGTCGTACGTGCATTAAGTGAGCAAGATGAAAACCCAATCGTTTCGATTCACGATCACGGTGCTGGTGGACACCTCAACTGTTTGAGTGAATTGGTTGAAGAAACCGGAGGGGTGATTGATGTCAATAAACTACCGGTTGGAGATCCAACTTTATCTGATAAAGAAATTATCGGTAACGAATCTCAGGAAAGAATGGGATTGGTGATTGATGAAAAACATATTGATCATATCAATAAAATTGCAAAACGTGAACGTGCTCCAATTTATGTGGTGGGTGAAACTACAGGGGATCATCGTTTTGTTTTTGAAAATAAAAAATCGGGTGAAAACCCAATGGACTGGGACTTGACACACATGTTTGGTTCTTCTCCAAAAACCATCCTTGAGGATCAAAAGCACACCTCAAATTTTGATGGTTTAGTATATGAGGCGAGCAAAATTCAAGAGTATTTGAATAATGTCTTACAGTTAGAGGCTGTTGCTTGTAAAGATTGGTTGATCAATAAGGTGGATAGATGTGTAACCGGACGTGTGGCAAAACAACAAGCTGCCGGACCAATTCAATTGCCATTAAACAACGTTGGGGTGATGGCTTTAGATTACCGTGGTGAAAAAGGAATTGCGACTGCGATTGGGCATGCACCGGTTTCAGCATTAATTGATCCAACCGCAGGGTCTCAAGCGTCTATAGCAGAAGCCTTAACCAATATGATTTGGGCTCCGATAGATGGTGGAATCAAAGGTGTCTCATTAAGTGCCAATTGGATGTGGCCAGCGAAAAACGAAGGAGAGAATTCTCGTTTATATGAGGCGGTACAGGGAATCAGTGATTTTGCATGTGAGTTAGGATTGAATATTCCTACGGGTAAAGATTCACTTTCTATGACGCAGAAATATAAAGATGACGTGGTGTATGCACCAGGCACGGTTATTATTTCAGCAGTAGGTGAAGTATCTCATTTAAATAAAGTGGTAGAGCCGGTATTAAAACCAAATTATGAGTCATCAATGGTTTACATTGATTTATCAGAAGATGATTTCAAATTAGGTGGTAGTAGTTTTGCGCAAACTTTGAATAAAATTGGTGACAGTGCACCGCATATTAAATCTGCAGAGAAATTTGCAGCTACGTTTGATGCGCTTCAGAAGTTAATTTCAGATGATAAGATTTTAGCTGGTCATGATATTTCTGCAGGTGGTATGTTGACTGCTTTATTGGAAATGACATTTGCAGAAACAGATTTAGGTTTAAGTGTGGACTTAACCGGAATCAACGGAGCAGATGATGTGCAGATTTTCTTCTCAGAAAAATCAGGTGTACTGGTACAGGTGGTACAAGCAGATTTAGCAGATGTAACGGATGCATTAACCGCGGTAGGTGCTTCGCATTACACGATTGGTAACGTGATTGGTGATCGAATGATGACGGTGAAAACAGCTGCGAATACCTACATGTTCGATATTGATAGTTTACGTGATACTTGGTATAAGACTTCATATTTGTTAGATCAAAAACAATCGGGAGAAGAACTAGCTACAGCGCGTTTTAACAATTATAAAAATCAGGCGTTATCATACGAATTTCCAGAAGGGTTTATTGGTGATTTTGCCGCATTAGGATTAAATCCGGATCGAAAAGAAAAGTCAGGAATCAAAGCAGCTATTATCCGTGAGAAAGGTGTGAATGGCGATCGTGAGATGGCTTATGCGATGCACCTGGCTGGATTTGATGTGAAGGATGTACATATGACCGATTTGATTTCGGGAGCTGAAGATTTGAGTGATGTAAATTTCATTGCATACGTAGGAGGATTTTCGAATTCTGACGTACTGGGATCGGCTAAAGGATGGGCTGGAGCATTCTTGTATAACGAGAAAGCTAAAGCGGCCTTAGATGCGTTCTATGCACGTGAGGATACCATGAGTTTAGGTATTTGTAACGGTTGTCAGTTGATGGGTGAGTTAGGATTGTTATATCCGGAGCATGAAGAGCATCCAAAATTATTACATAATGATTCTGGTAAATTTGAATCTGGATTTGTGAACGTGACGATTCCTGAAAATAATTCAGTGATGTTAGGGTCATTATCCGGAACTAAATTAGGAATTTGGGTAGCACATGGGGAAGGTAAATTCAATTTACCGGAAGCAGAATCTGCATACAATATCGTTGGAAAATACAGCCATGAAGGTTACCCTGGAAATCCAAACGGATCGGATTATAATACAGCGGGAATCGCAAGTGCGGATGGACGTCATTTGGCTATGATGCCACACTTTGAACGTTCGGTATTCCCATGGAACTGGGGATACTATCCGGAAGGAAATAAAAACGATGTGGTTTCTCCATGGATTCAGGCGTTTATGAATGCCAAAGAATGGGTACTTCGACAAGCTCAGTAA
- a CDS encoding SDR family NAD(P)-dependent oxidoreductase translates to MSHWTAQNIPDQKGKVAIITGGNAGLGFEITKQLAAKNATVIIACRTESKGLDAIQRIEKSFKKEIHAEVIPLDLTRMDSIKAFAQKFKNRYVQLDLLINNAGVVNLKERMTTAEGFEMHMATNHLGHFALTGLLYDIIKNTPHSRVVTVSSGGHRSGDIDFEDFNWEKRPYGRVKSYGDSKLANLLFMNSLQEKFDRENIPSLSVAAHPGLSATERQQSIGIGGWLSKIAAQPVWRGALPALRAATDPKVKPTEYYGPQYGIAGYPTLSKIDAKAFDQEVAHKLWVLSEELTGIKF, encoded by the coding sequence ATGAGTCATTGGACCGCACAAAATATTCCCGATCAAAAAGGAAAAGTTGCTATCATCACCGGTGGGAATGCTGGTTTAGGTTTTGAAATCACCAAACAACTCGCTGCAAAAAATGCCACGGTTATTATTGCATGTCGCACTGAAAGCAAAGGCTTAGATGCCATCCAACGCATTGAAAAAAGCTTTAAAAAAGAGATTCATGCGGAGGTTATCCCTCTCGATCTAACGCGTATGGATTCTATCAAAGCATTTGCTCAAAAATTCAAAAATCGATATGTCCAACTGGATCTTTTAATCAATAATGCCGGAGTAGTTAATTTAAAAGAACGTATGACAACAGCTGAAGGGTTTGAAATGCATATGGCCACAAATCATTTGGGACATTTTGCACTTACCGGTTTGTTATACGATATCATTAAAAACACACCACATTCACGCGTAGTAACCGTGAGTAGTGGTGGACACAGATCCGGAGATATCGATTTTGAGGATTTTAATTGGGAGAAGCGACCTTATGGAAGAGTGAAATCCTATGGGGATAGCAAACTGGCCAATTTGCTATTCATGAATAGTCTACAAGAAAAATTTGATCGTGAAAATATTCCATCTTTATCGGTAGCCGCACATCCGGGACTATCTGCAACGGAACGTCAACAAAGCATTGGAATTGGAGGGTGGTTAAGTAAAATTGCCGCTCAACCTGTTTGGAGAGGTGCGCTCCCAGCTCTACGCGCAGCAACAGATCCAAAAGTAAAACCTACGGAATACTATGGACCTCAATATGGAATTGCGGGTTACCCTACGCTCTCAAAAATAGATGCGAAAGCTTTTGACCAAGAGGTCGCACATAAACTATGGGTATTATCCGAAGAACTCACTGGAATCAAATTTTAA
- a CDS encoding lipocalin family protein, translated as MKNIILLSLLLILYSCQDQPVIKHSELYGTWIEHSESDGFSPDKIKTITFQLDGTFYSEIKSINDSIIHSIEGTFEIDTNNMVIKFTNEGWVLKDMEVIELTETALKTKVTEEFEGSSILQYSRE; from the coding sequence ATGAAAAACATAATACTCTTATCTCTATTACTAATTCTTTATTCTTGTCAGGATCAACCGGTAATAAAGCATTCAGAACTATACGGCACCTGGATAGAGCATTCAGAAAGTGATGGATTTAGTCCTGATAAAATAAAAACTATTACTTTCCAATTAGATGGAACATTCTACTCTGAGATTAAGTCAATAAATGACTCTATAATCCATTCTATTGAGGGCACCTTTGAAATCGACACCAATAACATGGTAATTAAGTTTACTAACGAAGGATGGGTACTAAAGGATATGGAAGTAATTGAGTTGACCGAAACAGCTTTAAAAACAAAAGTCACAGAGGAATTTGAAGGTTCATCTATTCTTCAATACTCAAGAGAGTGA
- a CDS encoding Crp/Fnr family transcriptional regulator, with amino-acid sequence MQQDIKILFEKLSEIGIEKQFQSHTHLVLFGDHVNKVYLIKKGGLVLHHVHPETGKERAINFFIPEFHPIATVSQSFVLNEPSKYILKTFTNTTLVEIHRSELSRFLQDSKWAPMFQDFGVKTMIEKNELRAHLISLSSLEMLKHLHEHFPQILQNVPSKYIADFLGITPQWLSKLKHDL; translated from the coding sequence ATGCAACAGGACATTAAAATATTATTCGAGAAATTATCTGAAATTGGAATTGAAAAACAGTTTCAAAGCCATACCCACCTGGTGTTATTTGGAGATCATGTCAATAAAGTCTACCTCATCAAAAAAGGTGGTTTGGTATTGCACCACGTACATCCTGAAACCGGGAAAGAACGTGCCATCAACTTCTTTATTCCGGAATTCCACCCTATTGCTACGGTATCTCAATCGTTCGTATTAAACGAGCCTTCTAAATATATTTTAAAGACATTTACCAATACTACCCTGGTTGAAATCCATAGATCTGAATTAAGTCGTTTTTTACAAGACTCTAAATGGGCTCCAATGTTTCAGGACTTTGGAGTAAAAACCATGATTGAAAAGAATGAGCTTCGCGCACACCTAATTAGTCTTTCGAGTCTGGAAATGTTAAAACATTTACATGAACATTTTCCTCAGATTCTTCAAAATGTTCCATCCAAATATATTGCTGACTTTTTAGGCATTACCCCTCAATGGCTCAGTAAACTTAAACATGACTTATAA
- a CDS encoding nuclear transport factor 2 family protein, whose translation MNTTKEIAESYYQAMLNNQGWEDFLPNEVTYYGPLASLVEGKEAVVEITRQFLNNKYTGEVKSIISEGNQACVLTHYQIGHPDMAILHVDACEIIKVEEGKVLSMEVYFDSLKVSEFGKKMQEMQNQN comes from the coding sequence ATGAATACAACTAAAGAAATCGCTGAAAGCTACTATCAAGCCATGCTGAACAATCAAGGGTGGGAAGATTTCCTTCCAAATGAGGTAACCTATTATGGGCCATTAGCTTCATTGGTCGAGGGAAAAGAAGCCGTTGTTGAAATTACACGTCAGTTTTTAAACAATAAGTATACAGGCGAAGTAAAAAGCATTATTTCGGAAGGAAATCAGGCTTGTGTACTTACACACTATCAGATTGGTCATCCGGATATGGCTATTTTACATGTAGATGCCTGTGAAATTATTAAAGTAGAGGAGGGTAAAGTTCTATCTATGGAAGTCTATTTTGACTCCCTAAAAGTGAGCGAGTTTGGGAAAAAAATGCAAGAGATGCAGAACCAAAACTAA
- a CDS encoding helix-turn-helix transcriptional regulator, translated as MGKPVYNRIKAVLAEKGKTNNWLAEEIDMNTNTISKWCRNDMQPRIENLFQVAKALDVDVRELLVSTKK; from the coding sequence ATGGGTAAGCCTGTATATAATCGAATAAAAGCAGTTCTGGCTGAAAAAGGAAAAACCAATAATTGGTTAGCTGAAGAAATAGATATGAATACAAATACTATTTCAAAATGGTGTCGAAATGATATGCAACCCAGAATTGAAAATTTATTCCAAGTAGCCAAAGCATTAGATGTAGACGTAAGAGAACTTTTGGTATCTACTAAAAAGTAA
- a CDS encoding SRPBCC family protein, translated as MIDLKFSRKINKPINEVWRFVIDDFANGHQWATGTTFCRKGEPHEDFDRLCETETGKLMDTITKVDHENHVLEFSVKGLPFFVRSVLSTWKLRKISETQTEIKLGPRIEVKPGIGTLAQIPMKIAFKKLYPGLLDDLAIYVDTGNPSPRKQKELNNK; from the coding sequence ATGATAGACCTAAAATTCAGCAGAAAAATTAACAAACCGATCAACGAGGTTTGGAGATTCGTTATTGACGACTTCGCCAACGGCCACCAGTGGGCTACCGGTACTACGTTCTGTAGGAAAGGCGAACCTCACGAAGACTTTGATCGCCTTTGTGAAACGGAAACCGGAAAACTCATGGATACGATTACCAAAGTGGATCACGAAAATCATGTATTGGAATTTTCCGTAAAAGGTTTGCCATTTTTTGTCAGATCGGTTCTCAGCACATGGAAGCTCCGTAAAATTTCTGAAACACAAACTGAAATTAAACTCGGTCCCAGAATTGAAGTCAAACCCGGCATTGGAACATTGGCTCAAATTCCGATGAAAATAGCATTTAAGAAACTCTACCCCGGGTTGCTAGACGACTTGGCCATTTATGTGGACACAGGAAATCCTTCACCTAGAAAACAGAAGGAACTCAATAACAAGTAA
- a CDS encoding TetR/AcrR family transcriptional regulator, which yields MSKKDAIINAALELLVEKGVHNTPMSEIAKAAGTGMGTIYNYFPNKDILINEIYREIKDQEEALFLKVDTDQPIKTQFENYLTVIIEFFIHNPSYFNFLQQLEASPIITEENKMMGRRSVEIVGVLLKNGQKDRIIKNIELSEILVFIGGGISSYLKLNLNPSEKKKSSLVNHVRMVWDGIKE from the coding sequence GTGAGTAAAAAAGACGCCATAATAAATGCAGCATTGGAACTTCTGGTTGAAAAAGGAGTACATAATACACCAATGTCGGAAATAGCAAAAGCTGCAGGTACAGGTATGGGTACGATCTACAATTATTTCCCAAACAAGGATATATTAATCAACGAAATTTACAGAGAGATTAAAGATCAGGAGGAAGCTTTGTTTTTGAAGGTAGATACCGATCAACCGATCAAAACACAGTTTGAAAATTACTTAACGGTAATTATCGAATTCTTTATCCACAATCCTTCGTACTTCAATTTCCTGCAACAATTAGAGGCTTCACCAATTATCACTGAGGAAAACAAAATGATGGGAAGGAGATCTGTTGAAATAGTAGGGGTGTTATTGAAAAATGGACAAAAAGATAGAATCATTAAAAACATTGAACTCAGCGAAATCCTGGTGTTTATTGGAGGTGGAATCTCCTCTTATCTCAAACTCAATTTAAATCCATCTGAAAAAAAGAAATCATCTCTGGTAAACCACGTACGCATGGTTTGGGATGGCATTAAGGAATAA
- a CDS encoding T9SS type A sorting domain-containing protein: MRNLYVLGFIFLSTVLSIQSLFAADGDTTVVNAHQEVHWNWNGNFYDTVSFPTTGTYQKVIMHYKLGCPSIGCSAWDYTTTIQLWDENNTSDKFELAKVITPYAGNKNQGWFHEYKFDVTHLMPILQGNKVINARYDGWQDGFTITVFFEFIEGTPPRTPLSVDPIYFGGYKYGDNSDPINTKLQTVNVTKNANTQEAEFIITATGHGFGNNNGQGTNPENCAEFCDKWYKLKIDNSTIAQQTVWRNDCGSEPLYAQTGTWVYNRAGWCPGSESQVFRHDITDFVDGKTDFDVKVDWQNYTANNVNMSYNISAQVIQYGGANHTLDAEIYDVLNPNTYDRYSRYNPTAQKPRVILRNTGSSTLYSAKIKYGVEGGTFYTADWVGQLEFMESEEVELPIPDHNFFKGSSAKIFSAEVLQPNGGTDEVPSNNKFKTSFNTLDQYNGEILLTVRTNNEGQDTWYRITNAQDSVVLLRNNLSDNTFYRDTLTLPDGAYTFYIEDAGGDGLSWWANTAQGNGSMQFKNIGLPNSQPPLFINTMEPDFGNFFVHNFSVGYDIVDGNPNYDETIWTPSGPVGIQKYEHKQESGLIKMYPNPAEDVVNIESVEMEGRVLIQVYNQIGKLVFQSHKSMNMGQNEQIDVAGWTSGIYHISVSDDLKRETITFIKK; the protein is encoded by the coding sequence ATGAGGAATTTATACGTTTTAGGGTTTATTTTTTTAAGTACAGTTCTTTCCATTCAATCTTTATTTGCTGCTGACGGTGACACAACTGTCGTAAATGCGCATCAGGAAGTGCACTGGAATTGGAACGGAAATTTTTATGACACTGTGAGTTTTCCAACGACTGGAACTTACCAAAAAGTGATCATGCATTACAAACTGGGATGTCCTAGTATTGGTTGTAGTGCGTGGGATTATACCACAACTATTCAACTTTGGGATGAGAACAATACCAGTGACAAATTTGAACTGGCTAAAGTGATTACGCCATATGCCGGGAATAAAAACCAGGGATGGTTTCACGAGTATAAATTTGACGTAACGCATTTAATGCCGATCCTTCAAGGAAACAAGGTAATAAATGCACGTTATGATGGATGGCAAGATGGTTTTACCATTACCGTATTCTTCGAGTTCATTGAAGGTACACCTCCACGTACCCCACTCAGTGTAGATCCAATCTATTTTGGTGGTTATAAATATGGGGATAATTCCGATCCAATTAACACGAAATTACAAACGGTTAATGTAACTAAAAACGCAAATACACAAGAAGCTGAATTCATCATTACAGCTACTGGTCATGGATTTGGGAATAACAATGGTCAGGGAACTAACCCTGAAAACTGTGCAGAGTTTTGCGATAAATGGTATAAGTTAAAAATCGATAACAGTACCATTGCACAGCAAACGGTATGGAGAAACGATTGTGGTAGTGAGCCGCTTTACGCTCAAACCGGAACCTGGGTATATAACCGTGCGGGATGGTGTCCTGGAAGTGAAAGTCAAGTGTTTAGACATGACATTACTGATTTTGTAGATGGCAAAACCGATTTTGATGTAAAAGTAGATTGGCAAAACTATACGGCAAACAATGTAAACATGAGTTATAACATTAGTGCTCAGGTAATTCAATATGGTGGTGCAAACCACACATTAGATGCTGAGATTTACGATGTATTAAATCCAAATACATACGACCGTTATTCTCGTTACAATCCAACGGCTCAAAAGCCGAGAGTGATCCTAAGAAATACAGGTTCCAGCACTTTATACAGTGCAAAAATCAAGTATGGTGTTGAAGGTGGAACTTTCTACACAGCAGACTGGGTAGGCCAATTAGAGTTTATGGAGAGTGAAGAAGTAGAACTTCCAATTCCGGATCATAACTTCTTTAAAGGAAGTAGCGCAAAGATTTTTAGTGCTGAGGTACTTCAACCTAATGGCGGAACAGATGAAGTTCCTAGCAACAACAAATTCAAAACTTCATTCAATACTCTGGATCAATACAACGGAGAGATCTTATTAACGGTAAGAACCAATAATGAAGGACAAGATACCTGGTATAGAATTACAAATGCTCAGGATTCAGTAGTTCTACTAAGAAACAACTTAAGTGACAATACTTTCTACCGCGACACTTTGACTTTACCGGATGGAGCGTATACTTTCTACATCGAAGATGCAGGAGGTGACGGGCTTTCATGGTGGGCAAACACGGCTCAAGGAAATGGTTCTATGCAGTTTAAAAACATTGGATTGCCAAATAGTCAACCACCATTGTTTATCAATACCATGGAGCCAGATTTTGGAAACTTCTTCGTTCACAATTTCTCTGTAGGTTATGATATCGTAGATGGAAACCCGAATTATGATGAAACCATTTGGACTCCATCAGGGCCAGTGGGTATTCAAAAATATGAGCACAAACAAGAGTCTGGTTTAATCAAAATGTATCCTAACCCAGCTGAAGATGTGGTAAACATCGAATCCGTAGAAATGGAAGGACGTGTATTGATTCAAGTATACAACCAAATTGGAAAACTGGTATTCCAAAGTCATAAATCCATGAACATGGGACAAAACGAACAAATTGATGTAGCGGGTTGGACTAGCGGAATCTACCACATTTCAGTGAGTGATGACCTAAAACGTGAGACAATTACATTTATCAAAAAGTAA
- the rsgA gene encoding ribosome small subunit-dependent GTPase A encodes MNHIIKNLEDLGYTHEFEQFRIQQKLADSEIARVITEHKERYIIQNAQGIFDAEITGNMRFSAQSRADFPAVGDWVACVPYDEHSAIIHQIFPRFSVLKRQAIGQTGETQIIATNIDTAFLVQAIDRDFNLNRLERYLTICYDSQIKPVIILTKTDLKSTQEVTDMLNLVQQRIPDVPVMAISNETQTGYAAVTEQIQKGKTYCLLGSSGVGKSSLTNNLSGKYLMKTDTISESTQRGKHVSTHREMLILQNGGLIIDTPGMRAVGIADTASGLETTFDQITDLAQHCRFKNCSHTMEIGCAVLEALDNGILDLSVYDHYMRLEREKVHFESTVAEKRKKDKAFGKMIRQHKKSRKNNKY; translated from the coding sequence ATGAATCACATTATAAAAAACTTAGAAGATTTAGGATACACCCACGAATTTGAACAATTCAGAATCCAACAAAAACTAGCTGACTCCGAAATTGCCAGAGTTATTACAGAGCATAAAGAACGGTATATCATTCAAAATGCTCAGGGCATATTTGATGCGGAAATCACCGGCAATATGCGGTTTTCAGCACAAAGCAGAGCCGATTTTCCTGCGGTTGGAGATTGGGTAGCATGCGTTCCTTATGACGAACATTCTGCCATTATTCATCAGATATTCCCCCGATTTTCGGTGTTAAAACGACAAGCCATTGGCCAAACCGGTGAAACACAAATCATCGCAACAAACATTGACACCGCATTTCTGGTTCAGGCCATCGATCGCGATTTCAACCTCAACCGATTGGAAAGGTACCTGACCATTTGTTACGATTCTCAAATCAAACCGGTGATCATACTGACCAAAACAGATTTGAAAAGTACACAAGAAGTCACAGATATGTTGAATTTGGTCCAACAACGTATTCCGGATGTTCCGGTTATGGCTATTAGCAATGAAACACAAACGGGATATGCCGCGGTAACTGAGCAAATTCAAAAAGGTAAAACCTATTGTTTATTGGGTTCATCGGGAGTAGGTAAATCCTCTTTGACCAATAATCTATCGGGTAAATACCTGATGAAAACAGATACCATCAGTGAAAGCACACAACGCGGAAAACATGTTTCGACTCATCGCGAAATGCTGATACTACAAAACGGAGGACTCATAATCGATACTCCGGGAATGCGTGCCGTAGGAATAGCAGATACAGCATCAGGTTTGGAAACTACATTTGATCAAATCACAGATTTGGCACAACACTGTCGATTCAAAAATTGTTCTCATACCATGGAAATTGGTTGTGCAGTTTTGGAAGCTTTGGATAATGGAATTTTAGACCTGAGTGTGTATGATCACTACATGCGCCTGGAACGCGAGAAAGTTCATTTCGAATCCACCGTTGCTGAAAAACGCAAAAAGGACAAGGCCTTTGGAAAAATGATCAGGCAACATAAAAAGTCAAGGAAGAACAACAAGTACTAA